From a single Carassius gibelio isolate Cgi1373 ecotype wild population from Czech Republic chromosome A18, carGib1.2-hapl.c, whole genome shotgun sequence genomic region:
- the LOC127934570 gene encoding WASH complex subunit 1, translated as MVRMIQKRYLEGQVYSVPLIQPDLRREEAVHQITDALQYLEMISTDIFSRVSQSVEKNRVHLQSVTDRIKLAQARVQKIKGSKKATKVFSSAKYPAPEKLQDYSSIFTGAVDPASQKRPRFKVQSKLRPLDEKTPQEKLMYLPVCVNTKKRSEDETEEGLGSLPRNVNSVSSLLLFNTTENLYKKYVFLDPLAGAVTKTHTTLETEKEDKPFDAPLSITKREQLERQTAENYFYVPDLGQVPEIDVPSYLPDLPGIADDLMYSADLGPGFAPSVPASNSIPELPSFGTEHDESSDSHFRLEAPPLLPPPPPPEPTHVSIPPPGTPAPPPPPPPPPITADSTDATTSQVPPTGMVKGAPTEVLQPSDGRASLLESIRNAGGIGKANLRNVKERKMEKKKQKEQVQVGAAVSGGDLMSDLFNKLAMRRKGISGKGPAGGDSSEAPANSNGAFARMSDVIPPLPAPQQPTADDEGDWEA; from the exons ATGGTCAG GATGATTCAGAAACGTTACCTGGAGGGACAGGTGTACTCTGTCCCGCTCATCCAGCCGGATCTGAGGAGAGAAGAGGCTGTGCATCAGATCACTGATGCGTTACAGTACCTGGAGATGATATCAACAGACATCTTTTCTAG GGTGTCTCAGAGCGTGGAGAAGAACCGTGTACACCTTCAGTCTGTCACAGACCGGATCAAACTGGCTCAGGCCAGAGTCCAGAAGATCAAAGGAAGCAAGAAAGCCACAAAG GTGTTCTCCAGTGCCAAATACCCCGCTCCAGAAAAACTGCAGGATTATTCGTCTATCTTTACAGGTGCAGTAGATCCCGCCTCCCAAAAGCGGCCTCGCTTTAAAGTTCAGAGCAAACTCCGCCCACTGGATGAAAAGACCCCACAG GAGAAGCTGATGTATTTGCCAGTATGCGTCAACACTAAGAAGCGCTCTGAGGATGAGACAGAGGAGGGTTTGGGAAGTCTGCCGAGAAATGTCAACTCAGTCAGCTCCTTATTGCTGTTCAACACAACAGAGAACCT CTATAAGAAATATGTGTTTCTTGACCCTCTGGCGGGCGCCGTGACTAAAACACACACCACGTTAGAGACGGAAAAGGAAGATAAACCGTTTGATGCGCCACTGTCGATCACCAAGAGAGAGCAACTAGAGAGACAG ACTGCAGAGAATTATTTCTATGTGCCAGACCTGGGGCAAGTGCCTGAGATCGACGTGCCGTCTTACCTGCCTGACTTACCTGGCATCGCTGATGACCTCATGTACAGCGCTGACCTCGGCCCAGGGTTCGCACCATCTGTTCCTGCCAGCAACAGCATCCCTGAACTACCATCGTTTGGCACAGAGCACGATGAATCTAGCG ACTCTCATTTTAGGCTTGAGGCTCCGCCCCTTCTGCCACCTCCTCCTCCACCGGAGCCAACTCACGTATCAATCCCGCCCCCTGGAACTCCAGCTCCGCCCCCTCCGCCTCCACCTCCACCTATCACAGCAGACAGCACTGATGCCACGACAAGTCAAGTCCCTCCCACAG GTATGGTGAAGGGCGCCCCTACTGAAGTTTTACAGCCGTCAGACGGCCGAGCCAGTCTGCTGGAGTCGATCCGAAACGCCGGCGGTATCGGCAAAGCCAACCTCCGCAATGTAAAAGAGCGGAAGATGGAGAAGAAGAAACAGAAGGAGCAAGTTCAAG TTGGGGCAGCGGTGAGCGGTGGAGACCTGATGTCTGACCTCTTCAATAAATTGGCCATGCGCAGGAAAG GGATTTCTGGCAAGGGCCCAGCGGGCGGAGACTCATCCGAAGCTCCTGCCAACTCCAATGGCGCGTTCGCCAGGATGTCAGATGTGATCCCGCCCCTTCCAGCGCCACAGCAACCCACTGCAGACGATGAAGGTGATTGGGAGGCGTAA
- the ddx11 gene encoding ATP-dependent DNA helicase DDX11 isoform X1 — protein MQQSGLIMESKSSRFPFPFQPYPIQESFMEALYTALDQGKIGIFESPTGTGKSLSLICGALTWLRDYEEQKKLEAARLLDGPEKKCDAVKEDSTSQTSEPDWVSEFVQKKAERDMVNKLKDEELKRKKREERLEMIRHNAQLRYAMKRKANEDDEAVKLLQLSREGAESETFNPEEEGLIVAEYESDDEATPKSRVCDEDDDEDLEEDHVTKIYYCSRTHSQLAQFVHEVQKSPYGAAVRLVNLGSRPNLCINPEVVRLGNVQMMNDRCLEMQKNKHEKQEKASDSETKRRRGAPKATCPFSGFENLMAMRDEVLVKVRDVEQLLQHGRETHTCPYYSTRMAIPAAQVVVLPYQSLLHASTRKATGIKLKDQIVIIDEAHNLTDTISAIHSAEISGAQFCRAHSQLSQYCERYRSRLKAKNLMYIKQILFVLEGLVRTLGGKVGQNPNTQSCQPGSELLTINDFLFKAQVDNINLFKVQKYFEKSMISHKLCGFVEKYEGSGVITHSGSKNKENRRTEGLGRFLQTLQNKPTDVSEQQMAVEDKPIMASPMMLVESFLFALTNANKDGRVMIQRQECLSQSSLKFLLLNAAVHFAQIVQECRAVIIAGGTMQPVADFKEQLLFSAGVTEDRILEFSCGHVIPPENILPIVLCAGPSGQQLEFTFQTRDTPQMMEETGRVLSNLCNIVPGGVVCFFPSYEYEKRILGHWESTGVLQRLQSKKKIFQEPKKASQVEQVLSDYSKCIQRCINAGSGQTGALLFSVVGGKMSEGINFSDDLGRCIVMVGMPYPNIKSPELQEKMSYLDKHMPHIGGKSPGKALIENLCMKAVNQSIGRAIRHRGDYACIVLCDHRYARSGTLQKLPEWIRSSTHTHTTFGPAFASIRRFFLEKRQRPPL, from the exons ATGCAGCAGTCTGGCCTGATCATGGAGAGCAAGAGCAGTCGGTTTCCTTTCCCTTTCCAGCCCTATCCCATCCAGGAGAGCTTCATGGAGGCCCTTTACACTGCTCTGGATCAGGGTAAAATCGGTATATTCGAGAGTCCCACAGGCACG GGAAAATCTCTGAGTCTTATCTGTGGTGCGCTGACATGGCTGAGAGACTATGAGGAGCAGAAGAAACTGGAGGCTGCTAGACTCCTGGATGGACCGGAGAAGAAGTGTGATGCTGTGAAGGAGGACAGCACCAGCCAAACATCAGAGCCAGACTGGGTGTCTGAGTTTGTGCAGAAGAAAGCAGAGAGAGACATGGTGAACAAGTTAAAG GATGAAGAGCTGAAACGGAAGAAGCGAGAGGAAAGATTGGAGATGATCCGTCACAATGCCCAGCTCAGATATGCCATGAAGAGAAAA GCCAACGAAGATGATGAGGCTGTAAAATTACTGCAGCTCAGCAGAGAGGGAGCGGAGTCAGAGACATTCAATCCAGAGGAGGAGGGGCTTATTGTAGCAGAATATGAGAGTGATGATGAAGCCACGCCCAAGAGCAG GGTGTGTGATGAGGACGATGATGAAGATCTAGAGGAGGATCACGTCACTAAG aTTTATTACTGTAGCCGAACTCACTCTCAGCTGGCTCAGTTTGTCCACGAGGTGCAGAAGAGTCCATACGGGGCCGCTGTTCGCTTGGTTAACCTGGGCTCCAGACCG AACCTGTGCATTAATCCAGAGGTCGTCCGGCTCGGAAACGTCCAAATGATGAACGACCGCTGTTTAGAAATGCAGAAAAACAAACACG AGAAACAAGAGAAGGCGTCAGACTCTGAGACCAAACGTCGGCGCGGCGCTCCCAAGGCAACTTGCCCCTTCTCAGGTTTTGAAAATTTGATGGCGATGAGGGACGAGGTGCTGGTGAAGGTGCGAGACGTGGAGCAGCTCCTGCAGCACGGCCGGGAGACACACACATGTCCTTACTACAGCACACGAATGGCAATACCTGcagcacag gtgGTGGTGTTGCCGTATCAGTCGCTGCTCCATGCTTCCACCCGTAAAGCGACTGGGATCAAACTAAAGGATCAGATTGTGATTATAGATGAGGCTCATAATCTGACTGACACCATCTCAGCCATACACAGTGCAGAAATCAGTGGAGCACAG TTCTGCAGGGCTCATTCACAGCTCTCTCAGTACTGTGAGCGCTACAG AAGTCGATTGAAGGCCAAAAATCTGATGTACATTAAACAGATCCTCTTTGTGCTGGAGGGCCTTGTGCGCACACTTGGAG GTAAAGTGGGTCAGAATCCCAACACTCAGTCCTGCCAACCAG gaagTGAGCTGCTGACTATCAATGACTTCCTATTTAAGGCTCAAGTTGATAACATAAACCTTTTTAAG gttcaGAAATATTTTGAGAAGAGCATGATCAGCCATAAA CTGTGTGGGTTTGTGGAGAAATACGAAGGCAGTGGTGTAATCACACACTCGGGATCGAAGAACAAAGAGAACCGTCGCACGGAAGGACTCGGACGCTTCCTGCAGACGCTTCAGAACAAACCTACAG ATGTCTCAGAGCAGCAGATGGCAGTAGAAGACAAACCAATCATGGCTTCTCCAATGATGCTGGTTGAAAGTTTCCTGTTTGCCCTCACTAACGCCAACAAAGATGGACGAGTCATGATACAAAGGCAGG AATGTCTTTCGCAGAGCAGTCTGAAGTTTCTCTTGCTAAACGCCGCAGTTCACTTTGCACAGATCGTCCAGGAGTGCAGGGCCGTGATCATCGCCGGGGGAACCATGCAGCCc GTTGCTGATTTTAAAGAGCAGCTTCTATTTTCCGCCGGGGTCACAGAAGACCGTATTTTAGAGTTCTCATGTG GTCATGTCATACCCCCTGAGAACATCCTACCCATAGTCCTTTGCGCCGGCCCCTCAGGACAACAGTTGGAGTTCACTTTTCAAACTAGAGACACGCCACAGATG ATGGAGGAGACGGGTCGTGTTCTCTCAAACCTTTGCAACATAGTGCCGGGGGGCGTGGTCTGTTTCTTCCCCTCCTACGAATATGAGAAGAGGATTCTGGGACACTGGGAGAGCACTGGCGTCCTTCAGCGGCTCCAGTCTAAGAAGAAG ATTTTCCAGGAGCCGAAAAAAGCCAGTCAGGTTGAGCAAGTGCTCAGTGACTATTCCAAGTGTATACAG CGCTGCATTAATGCCGGAAGTGGCCAGACAGGGGCGCTGCTATTCTCTGTAGTGGGAGGGAAAATGAGTGAAGGAATCAACTTCTCTGATGACCTGGGCAG atGTATCGTTATGGTTGGAATGCCGTATCCCAACATAAAGTCTCCAGAGCTGCAGGAGAAGATGTCTTACCTGGACAAACACATG CCACACATTGGTGGTAAAAGTCCTGGGAAGGCACTGATTGAGAATCTGTGCAtgaaagctgtcaatcaatctaTTG GTCGTGCGATCCGTCATCGTGGTGATTATGCATGTATTGTGCTCTGTGACCACCGGTACGCCCGATCAGGCACGCTGCAGAAACTTCCAGAATGGATTCGATCcagcacgcacacgcacacaacaTTTGGTCCCGCCTTCGCCAGCATCAGGAGG TTTTTCCTGGAGAAGCGACAGAGACCGCCGCTCTGA
- the ddx11 gene encoding ATP-dependent DNA helicase DDX11 isoform X2: MQQSGLIMESKSSRFPFPFQPYPIQESFMEALYTALDQGKIGIFESPTGTGKSLSLICGALTWLRDYEEQKKLEAARLLDGPEKKCDAVKEDSTSQTSEPDWVSEFVQKKAERDMVNKLKDEELKRKKREERLEMIRHNAQLRYAMKRKANEDDEAVKLLQLSREGAESETFNPEEEGLIVAEYESDDEATPKSRVCDEDDDEDLEEDHVTKIYYCSRTHSQLAQFVHEVQKSPYGAAVRLVNLGSRPNLCINPEVVRLGNVQMMNDRCLEMQKNKHEKQEKASDSETKRRRGAPKATCPFSGFENLMAMRDEVLVKVRDVEQLLQHGRETHTCPYYSTRMAIPAAQVVVLPYQSLLHASTRKATGIKLKDQIVIIDEAHNLTDTISAIHSAEISGAQFCRAHSQLSQYCERYRSRLKAKNLMYIKQILFVLEGLVRTLGGKVGQNPNTQSCQPGSELLTINDFLFKAQVDNINLFKVQKYFEKSMISHKLCGFVEKYEGSGVITHSGSKNKENRRTEGLGRFLQTLQNKPTDVSEQQMAVEDKPIMASPMMLVESFLFALTNANKDGRVMIQRQECLSQSSLKFLLLNAAVHFAQIVQECRAVIIAGGTMQPVADFKEQLLFSAGVTEDRILEFSCGHVIPPENILPIVLCAGPSGQQLEFTFQTRDTPQMMEETGRVLSNLCNIVPGGVVCFFPSYEYEKRILGHWESTGVLQRLQSKKKIFQEPKKASQVEQVLSDYSKCIQRCINAGSGQTGALLFSVVGGKMSEGINFSDDLGRCIVMVGMPYPNIKSPELQEKMSYLDKHMPHIGGKSPGKALIENLCMKAVNQSIGRAIRHRGDYACIVLCDHRYARSGTLQKLPEWIRSSTHTHTTFGPAFASIRRLIQWK; encoded by the exons ATGCAGCAGTCTGGCCTGATCATGGAGAGCAAGAGCAGTCGGTTTCCTTTCCCTTTCCAGCCCTATCCCATCCAGGAGAGCTTCATGGAGGCCCTTTACACTGCTCTGGATCAGGGTAAAATCGGTATATTCGAGAGTCCCACAGGCACG GGAAAATCTCTGAGTCTTATCTGTGGTGCGCTGACATGGCTGAGAGACTATGAGGAGCAGAAGAAACTGGAGGCTGCTAGACTCCTGGATGGACCGGAGAAGAAGTGTGATGCTGTGAAGGAGGACAGCACCAGCCAAACATCAGAGCCAGACTGGGTGTCTGAGTTTGTGCAGAAGAAAGCAGAGAGAGACATGGTGAACAAGTTAAAG GATGAAGAGCTGAAACGGAAGAAGCGAGAGGAAAGATTGGAGATGATCCGTCACAATGCCCAGCTCAGATATGCCATGAAGAGAAAA GCCAACGAAGATGATGAGGCTGTAAAATTACTGCAGCTCAGCAGAGAGGGAGCGGAGTCAGAGACATTCAATCCAGAGGAGGAGGGGCTTATTGTAGCAGAATATGAGAGTGATGATGAAGCCACGCCCAAGAGCAG GGTGTGTGATGAGGACGATGATGAAGATCTAGAGGAGGATCACGTCACTAAG aTTTATTACTGTAGCCGAACTCACTCTCAGCTGGCTCAGTTTGTCCACGAGGTGCAGAAGAGTCCATACGGGGCCGCTGTTCGCTTGGTTAACCTGGGCTCCAGACCG AACCTGTGCATTAATCCAGAGGTCGTCCGGCTCGGAAACGTCCAAATGATGAACGACCGCTGTTTAGAAATGCAGAAAAACAAACACG AGAAACAAGAGAAGGCGTCAGACTCTGAGACCAAACGTCGGCGCGGCGCTCCCAAGGCAACTTGCCCCTTCTCAGGTTTTGAAAATTTGATGGCGATGAGGGACGAGGTGCTGGTGAAGGTGCGAGACGTGGAGCAGCTCCTGCAGCACGGCCGGGAGACACACACATGTCCTTACTACAGCACACGAATGGCAATACCTGcagcacag gtgGTGGTGTTGCCGTATCAGTCGCTGCTCCATGCTTCCACCCGTAAAGCGACTGGGATCAAACTAAAGGATCAGATTGTGATTATAGATGAGGCTCATAATCTGACTGACACCATCTCAGCCATACACAGTGCAGAAATCAGTGGAGCACAG TTCTGCAGGGCTCATTCACAGCTCTCTCAGTACTGTGAGCGCTACAG AAGTCGATTGAAGGCCAAAAATCTGATGTACATTAAACAGATCCTCTTTGTGCTGGAGGGCCTTGTGCGCACACTTGGAG GTAAAGTGGGTCAGAATCCCAACACTCAGTCCTGCCAACCAG gaagTGAGCTGCTGACTATCAATGACTTCCTATTTAAGGCTCAAGTTGATAACATAAACCTTTTTAAG gttcaGAAATATTTTGAGAAGAGCATGATCAGCCATAAA CTGTGTGGGTTTGTGGAGAAATACGAAGGCAGTGGTGTAATCACACACTCGGGATCGAAGAACAAAGAGAACCGTCGCACGGAAGGACTCGGACGCTTCCTGCAGACGCTTCAGAACAAACCTACAG ATGTCTCAGAGCAGCAGATGGCAGTAGAAGACAAACCAATCATGGCTTCTCCAATGATGCTGGTTGAAAGTTTCCTGTTTGCCCTCACTAACGCCAACAAAGATGGACGAGTCATGATACAAAGGCAGG AATGTCTTTCGCAGAGCAGTCTGAAGTTTCTCTTGCTAAACGCCGCAGTTCACTTTGCACAGATCGTCCAGGAGTGCAGGGCCGTGATCATCGCCGGGGGAACCATGCAGCCc GTTGCTGATTTTAAAGAGCAGCTTCTATTTTCCGCCGGGGTCACAGAAGACCGTATTTTAGAGTTCTCATGTG GTCATGTCATACCCCCTGAGAACATCCTACCCATAGTCCTTTGCGCCGGCCCCTCAGGACAACAGTTGGAGTTCACTTTTCAAACTAGAGACACGCCACAGATG ATGGAGGAGACGGGTCGTGTTCTCTCAAACCTTTGCAACATAGTGCCGGGGGGCGTGGTCTGTTTCTTCCCCTCCTACGAATATGAGAAGAGGATTCTGGGACACTGGGAGAGCACTGGCGTCCTTCAGCGGCTCCAGTCTAAGAAGAAG ATTTTCCAGGAGCCGAAAAAAGCCAGTCAGGTTGAGCAAGTGCTCAGTGACTATTCCAAGTGTATACAG CGCTGCATTAATGCCGGAAGTGGCCAGACAGGGGCGCTGCTATTCTCTGTAGTGGGAGGGAAAATGAGTGAAGGAATCAACTTCTCTGATGACCTGGGCAG atGTATCGTTATGGTTGGAATGCCGTATCCCAACATAAAGTCTCCAGAGCTGCAGGAGAAGATGTCTTACCTGGACAAACACATG CCACACATTGGTGGTAAAAGTCCTGGGAAGGCACTGATTGAGAATCTGTGCAtgaaagctgtcaatcaatctaTTG GTCGTGCGATCCGTCATCGTGGTGATTATGCATGTATTGTGCTCTGTGACCACCGGTACGCCCGATCAGGCACGCTGCAGAAACTTCCAGAATGGATTCGATCcagcacgcacacgcacacaacaTTTGGTCCCGCCTTCGCCAGCATCAGGAGG CTCATTCAGTGGAAATGA